CCTCCGTGATCCCCAGCTCCTTGTCATTGAGTATCTTCTCGATGGCGAGGGATCTCTTCATCGCATTGGTGAAGGCGACGCGTTCGCTCTCCTGTGGGTACAGGAAGAAGATCGTGTTCTTGTTCACGCGCGGGGTATTGCCCTTGGATGCCCTGATCTTCTCGATGGACCCCATGTTCTCTGTCGGGAGGAGGATCAGTTTCAGCTCCTCATTGTCAGGAATATCCGCGCTGTTCTCCACCCAGAGGTACACCTGCAGCCGGTTCTTCGAGAGGTTCTCGGAGAGGAGTTTCTTCTCCGCCTCGTTCATCTCCCTCAGGGTGATGTTCTCCATCTTGTTCAGGACGATCCGGTTCAGGTTCGGCTGATTCCTGAAGTAGAACCGGTCTCCGGTCACCTGCAGGTAGAAGAGCTTCTGCTTGAGCAGCTCGAGCGCCTCCATGATCACGCTCGAGGGGTTGTTCAGCGTGGTGGCGGATCTCTTTACTTCCCCTATCGTCGCACCACGTTCTCCACCGCCGGAGAACGAATACATGAAGATCGTCGTTGTCGTCCGCTTCCCGAGGGTGAGGCCTTGATACGCTCTGCCGAGCGAGGTATCCACGATGTTCGCTCCCGAGTTGGGCGAGGTGATATCGGCGGCGATGACGCTGTTGTACTCCTGACCTATGTGCTTCAGGAGCTCCTGTCTGATCTCCTGCGAGCCGAGATCGAAGTCCGAGAGGCTGATATAGGGGACGTTCGTCTCTTTCAATGCGTGGATCACGAGGGAGAGCAATCGGAGGACTCCACGCGTGCGCTGGAACGTGGGAAAACTCCCCCACCGGTGGTAGAGCATATCCACCACCTCGGGCATGAAGGGAAACGAGCTCAGAAAACGCTCGCGGTACTCGCTCGGTTCCATTCCTGCGGGCAGCAAACCCTCCCTCTCCGCATAGCCCATGAACTGCGCGATGGTGTCTCTCGATGCCGCTTCGTCCACGCTGGTGAAGAGGCGACGCCTGATGATGCTCGTGATCTCGTGGTCCTGCACAGGCGTGTAGATCTTCTCCACCCTGCCCGAGACCTTCTGCAGCTGCTGGAAGAGCGACTCCGCGTTCCTATCGTAGTGCTCGAGTAGGCTCGCAGGCAATGTGACGACGAGGCAGACATTGCGGCAGATGCCGGCGCACTCGGTCAGCTCCTGCATGAACGCGATCGTCTGGGCAGCGAGCGTACTCTCGCCCACCTTGATTGCAGATGCCTTCGTCACGTACTCCAACACCTCGTCCATCAGGATGAGTACTGGTGCATGAGCGGAGAGGATCTCCCTGAGCACATCCCTGCCGGGCGGGGATCTGCCAGCGCATCTATCGATGCGGCCGGTGAGCTGATCCTCCAGCGTGCCCCAGAGGGTGGTCTCCTCTGGATTCAGGACGGTCCCCACGATGACCGCGGTCTTCACCTCCAGCCTCCTCGCCCTGTGGTAGAGCGCGATCAGCGCATGCGTCTTGCCACCGCCGAAGGGCGTCTGGATCTGGATGACCGGATCCCCGCCTCTGCCGCTCAACCTCTTCTCCACCACGTCCAGGAGGTTCTTCAGTCCATCCGTCAGGTACGTCTTCCGGAAGAAGACATCGGCGTCACGGTACTCCTCGGGAGCTCGCTTTTTGTGCACCTCCCAGAGGTCGGCAGCGAAGACATCCATCGTGAGTCTCCCCTCGAGGATATCCCCGTGCGGTATCGCGATCGTGTGAAACGGTCTCATAGATTCAGCCTCGCCTGAACTGATGCTTTCTTCATCTCTTCCTTCAACCTTTCCCTTCCCGCGAGGAAACCATCGAGGAGCTTCTTCTCTTTGCTGTCGATCGGGAGAGTCTCCGAGATCGCCTGCGCGACCCGGAAGAACGATTCCTTGTGCCCGTAACCGCTCTTATTCAGCATGTCAGTCATCTCGTTCCTCTTCCCCTTCTCCCAGAGGAGGAGCACGAGGTGCAGGACGTCGATCAGCTCGCGACTCTGCTGGAGATCCTCGATATCCCTCTCCTCCGGACCTATGACACGGACGAACTCCTTCTCCTTCCTGACGACTCCACCTCGGTTGAACTCCTGCGCGACGTCGATCCCGCAGCTCTGCCCGAGCTTCCTCGCCTCGTCGAAGTGCACCCTCGCCTCGCTGTACTCCCAGCGCCAGAGGACGTAGAACCTCGTGAGGTCCGAGATCTCCCCTGCAAAGCCGTTGTGGAGGATCTGCCGGACCGCGTAATCGGTCGCGATCTTCCGCACGTCCTCGAGGAGACGGTCCGCCCTCACGATCCTGCCCTCGTAGTCCATCACCTGCTCGTACTTCCCGAAGACCTCGATCGCGGAACCGATCGCGCTGATGAAGAAGTCCGCACCCGAGATCCCCTCCTGCCACAGACGATCGAGTTTTCTGTTCAGGTGGTTCTTCAGCTCCTCCCGGACCGCGTTGTAGAACCCGACCTTCTCGCGCTCCATCTTCCGGGCGACGATGTAGATCGAGGAGGCAAGGGCAGCGGACTCCTTCGCACGCAAACGCGCCTGCATCTCGGTGTTGATGGGCCATGCGCCGGTGATCACGAGCCCCGAGTCCAGAAGCGAGTTGATCAGCGTCTCCCACCCCGAGGTGGACTTGTGGGCATAGACGATCACCGCGATCCCGTCCGGTTTCAGCACGCGGTGGATCTCGCGGAACGACTGCTGGAGCAGCGCCTCGAACCGTCTCTTCCCCTCCTCGAAACCTCCTTCGCCGCTGGAATACGCGACGATCTCCTCGCCCTTGGGTGTAAGAGGCGTGGTGAAGAGCTCGGGGTAGAGGTCGCCGAGAGTGCGCTTCAGCCAGACGTAGAAGAAATCGGAGAGGTAGGAGTAGGGGACGTTGTCGTAGTAGGGCGGGTCGGTGAGGACGGCGTCGAAGGTGTTGTCGGGGTGGGGGAGGAATGTTGATGAATTATGGGATCCCTGTGATATTTGGGTAAAAGGAATCATAGAAAGGTGGTTTATGACAAGAGTGACCCATTCGAAGGCTGAATTCCAATCTCCCGTGGCCTCACTAAATGGATTGAGCTCAGCATAATCCCATATCATGCCTAATGCTTGCCTATTGAACATATTGGAAATCGTCTCTCGAGTATTGTCTATTCTTGCAAGAGTTGAAGAAAAAGTCAATAAACGATCAATCATTATACCCAGATACCCCGCCACCGCCTTCGCGAACTCCGGTTCCATCCCGCCCGCGAGCATCTCCCCGTGCGCCCGCCGCACCGCGTCCGCGAAGGTGACGAGCGCGAGCTGCTGGCGGGGATTGAATAGGTCGCCCCATGTTTTTAGGTTATAACCCTGAACGCGGAATCCAAGCGTACCCCGGGGAGGTAATTTTTCATCCGGCACCGGCTCCATCCCCCACCGCTCGCGGAGCTCCTCCTTTTTCTTCTCGAGGTACGTCACCGCCTTCCTGAAGACCTCCACGTCGCCATCGGTCGCGATCCTGTATCGTTTCCCGCTCCTCCCGGGCTTGTGAAGGACGACGGCGACCATCCGTTCTCCCGATCTCCCCTCCCGGAAGAGCCGCCGTGTGGTATTCGCGTCCACCGTCGAACCGCAGCAGGGGCAGGTCGCGACGGCACGGGCGACCGTGCCCTTCTCCGGGTCGAAACCCTCCGGTACCGGCTCGTGACCGTCGCCGACGATACGGAACCTCACCACGTTTCCTTCGGCATATGGAGAGAGCGCGATCTTCCGGTTCTCCTTCTTCGCGAGCCAGTACTGGCGCATGAGGGGGATCTCCGCTCCGCACGAGGGGTTCTGGCAGGGAATCGTCCGCGCCCAGATATAACCCACGGGTATGGAACCGTCCTCGTCCGGGGGGTAGAACTCCGCGAGCTCCTTCTTTGCCTCGGCGAGCACCCATTCGCCCCAGTTCTTCACCGCGTTCAGGAGGGGATTCTCGTGCTCGCCCGCGATCTCTCCCCATCCTCTCTCCCCGCTCTTCGCATGCCCGAACCTCTGCGGGTACTCGAGGGTGCACTTCTCGATCAGCACCGCGACGGGGTTGTAGTCGCTCGCGTGCACCTCGCAGCCGAGGCGGAGCGCCTCGAGCGGGATGGAACCTCCGCCCGCGAAGGGATCGAGCACCTTCGGCGGAGTTCCGTTGTTCGCCTTCAGGATCTCCTCCCGTGCCCTCCTGATCAGGGTCGCGTTATTGCTGTTCTCCCACTTCGAGAGGTCGATGATGAAGTTCCTCTGCTTCTGCCACTCTATCTCGTCACTCGGTGGAGGCACGAGTGCCGCGTAGGCAGTGGCCCGGGAGGCAGCGAGGGGGCGGCGCGCCCACCAGATATGCAGCGTCGAGATGTGCCCGTGCCGGATGTTCTTCTCTTTTGCCGATTCAACGCTTACCTCTTTGACGGGAAATGTCTCCTCGATCAGCCGCCTGTCCCTCATGTTCATCGTCCACCTTCCTTCTCGATCTCGTCGTAGGAGATCAGGTATCGCACGCTCTCCACCCGCTTCTTCACAGGGAGTGTCTCTGCAGGGTTCTGGACGATGAATAATTCAGGCGAGGAGACGGCGTTCATGACCGCATAGAGATAATAATCGTTCCCGAACCGCTGCGCCTTGAACCATTCGTTCTGCGTGAGCGCGACACCACCCCTTCCTGCTCTCGCCTTCACCTCGATGTATCTCACCCTGCCGCCCGCGTCCATGGAGCGGATGTCGAACCCGAGGTCCTGCTCGGAGACATCCTCAGGCACCCTTCCCTCGTTCCTCTCGTATTCCATCGCAACCTCCATCCCTTTCGCCTCCACCTCGGGATCCCTCACCATCGCGGGATCGATGGTTTCCGAACGCTTCACCCGTATGAGTCCGAGAAACCTCGGTGTGACCATCGAAAGGTATGTCTCCTTCTGAATTTGCGATATGAGTTCCTCCTTTGCTTTCAGGTACTCGTCCCTTTCCCTTTTTTTGTTGAGGATCGGCAGATCGACCGGCTCTCCGCGATCCTTCCTATCCTGCAGGGAAATCAGATCGTCCTCGATCTCGCAGATCGCCTCTGTGAGCGATCGCAAGCCGTATTTCTCCTTGATCGATGCCTGCCTCTCGCGCTCCCGCTGTATCTCGCCCCTGTACCGCTCGAGATCCCTTATGGCGAGCGGGAGTACCTTATCCTTGAGTCTCTCGATCTCCACGCATTCGGATTGAGGCGCTTTCGCCTCCGCGAGATCCCAGATGATGTCGGGTGCGACAGCAGTAGTGTTGCTGTCGTCCAGATAGAAGGCGAAGAGGCGCTTCCCCGCTACACCGAGAGTCCCGTCTCGCACCTCTCCTTCGTAGAAGAGGATGTACCCGTCCATCATCCCATCGGGATCGATGAAAGTCGCACCGCTCCTCATCGCCCCGGTGAAACATTCCTCCACCCATGTCATCACCGCTTCGAAGAGGGGATGACCGAAAGAGACGAATTCCGCGCCTGACGCTCTGAGCGCGAGATCCTTGTCGAAGGTGATCTTCGGGTATTTGCTTATGAGAAGCCCGAAGGATTTCCTGAACGGAGGGTTCTCCGCTATCCTGCGAATCTCGATAGGTATCGATTCGATGGAGAAGAACCCGTTCTTTTGATCCCTGATC
The DNA window shown above is from Methanomicrobiales archaeon and carries:
- a CDS encoding DUF1156 domain-containing protein encodes the protein MNMRDRRLIEETFPVKEVSVESAKEKNIRHGHISTLHIWWARRPLAASRATAYAALVPPPSDEIEWQKQRNFIIDLSKWENSNNATLIRRAREEILKANNGTPPKVLDPFAGGGSIPLEALRLGCEVHASDYNPVAVLIEKCTLEYPQRFGHAKSGERGWGEIAGEHENPLLNAVKNWGEWVLAEAKKELAEFYPPDEDGSIPVGYIWARTIPCQNPSCGAEIPLMRQYWLAKKENRKIALSPYAEGNVVRFRIVGDGHEPVPEGFDPEKGTVARAVATCPCCGSTVDANTTRRLFREGRSGERMVAVVLHKPGRSGKRYRIATDGDVEVFRKAVTYLEKKKEELRERWGMEPVPDEKLPPRGTLGFRVQGYNLKTWGDLFNPRQQLALVTFADAVRRAHGEMLAGGMEPEFAKAVAGYLGIMIDRLLTFSSTLARIDNTRETISNMFNRQALGMIWDYAELNPFSEATGDWNSAFEWVTLVINHLSMIPFTQISQGSHNSSTFLPHPDNTFDAVLTDPPYYDNVPYSYLSDFFYVWLKRTLGDLYPELFTTPLTPKGEEIVAYSSGEGGFEEGKRRFEALLQQSFREIHRVLKPDGIAVIVYAHKSTSGWETLINSLLDSGLVITGAWPINTEMQARLRAKESAALASSIYIVARKMEREKVGFYNAVREELKNHLNRKLDRLWQEGISGADFFISAIGSAIEVFGKYEQVMDYEGRIVRADRLLEDVRKIATDYAVRQILHNGFAGEISDLTRFYVLWRWEYSEARVHFDEARKLGQSCGIDVAQEFNRGGVVRKEKEFVRVIGPEERDIEDLQQSRELIDVLHLVLLLWEKGKRNEMTDMLNKSGYGHKESFFRVAQAISETLPIDSKEKKLLDGFLAGRERLKEEMKKASVQARLNL
- a CDS encoding DUF499 domain-containing protein, translating into MRPFHTIAIPHGDILEGRLTMDVFAADLWEVHKKRAPEEYRDADVFFRKTYLTDGLKNLLDVVEKRLSGRGGDPVIQIQTPFGGGKTHALIALYHRARRLEVKTAVIVGTVLNPEETTLWGTLEDQLTGRIDRCAGRSPPGRDVLREILSAHAPVLILMDEVLEYVTKASAIKVGESTLAAQTIAFMQELTECAGICRNVCLVVTLPASLLEHYDRNAESLFQQLQKVSGRVEKIYTPVQDHEITSIIRRRLFTSVDEAASRDTIAQFMGYAEREGLLPAGMEPSEYRERFLSSFPFMPEVVDMLYHRWGSFPTFQRTRGVLRLLSLVIHALKETNVPYISLSDFDLGSQEIRQELLKHIGQEYNSVIAADITSPNSGANIVDTSLGRAYQGLTLGKRTTTTIFMYSFSGGGERGATIGEVKRSATTLNNPSSVIMEALELLKQKLFYLQVTGDRFYFRNQPNLNRIVLNKMENITLREMNEAEKKLLSENLSKNRLQVYLWVENSADIPDNEELKLILLPTENMGSIEKIRASKGNTPRVNKNTIFFLYPQESERVAFTNAMKRSLAIEKILNDKELGITEEQRRELVKEHKIAQDVAREMLYRLYQVLSVPAKEPYPIGIPTFGDRKMLDMRVYDELRTASEILESVSPLFLRQKYLSNNSSVPTLQIYQATLRTPGEPRLISKNVLIDAINKGVRDGLFGLGYSEKDRPECKYFKINPEVTISEGEILIDASICADTTIKYPDTSSTLITPPLPIAPSPPITPSAKVMKEIILQFEIPQGKASDIMRMVNYITSKFRSITLTLEAREGEITEQEYKDRIMEAFEQMGIRVGGRN